Proteins encoded in a region of the Synechococcus sp. BIOS-U3-1 genome:
- the typA gene encoding translational GTPase TypA — MSAQQKAIRNIAIIAHVDHGKTTLVDSLLAQSGIFRDNEAVPTCVMDSNDLERERGITILSKNTAVTYNDTRINIVDTPGHADFGGEVERVLGMVDGCLLIVDANEGPMPQTRFVLKKALEQGLRPIVFVNKIDRARVDPETAVDKVLDLFLELGADDDQCDFPYLFGSGLGGFAKPDMKTESDNMRPLFDAILRHVPPPVGDATKPLQLQITTLDYSDFLGRIIIGRVHNGVIKQGQNAVLIKDDGNLKKGRISKLLGFEGLQRVEISEACAGDLVAVAGFDEVNIGETIACPDEPKALPLIKVDEPTLQMTFVVNDSPFAGKEGKFVTSRQVRDRLQRELLTNVALRVEDTDSPDRFAVSGRGELHLGILIETMRREGYEFQVSQPQVIFRTIDGTPCEPVETLVMDVPEAAVGSCIEKLGTRKAEMQNMETSSDGRTQLEFVVPSRGLIGFRGEFIRATRGEGIMSHSFFEYRPMTGDFDTRRNGVLIAFEEGTATFYALKNAEDRGQFFITPGTKVYKGMIIGENNRPQDLELNVCKSKQLTNMRSAGAEELDTLQSPVQMTLERALEYIGPGEMLEVTPESIRLRKLPAKKMAKR; from the coding sequence ATGAGCGCCCAGCAAAAGGCGATTCGCAATATCGCGATCATCGCCCACGTTGACCACGGAAAGACGACCCTGGTCGACTCATTGCTGGCTCAGTCAGGCATTTTCCGTGATAACGAAGCAGTTCCTACCTGCGTCATGGATTCCAATGATCTAGAGCGCGAGCGCGGAATCACGATTCTGTCCAAAAACACGGCTGTCACCTACAACGACACCCGCATCAACATTGTTGACACCCCTGGACACGCTGATTTCGGCGGTGAAGTGGAGCGTGTGCTCGGCATGGTGGACGGTTGCCTTCTGATCGTTGATGCCAATGAAGGCCCGATGCCTCAGACCCGCTTTGTCTTGAAAAAAGCTCTTGAACAGGGTCTACGTCCGATCGTGTTTGTCAACAAGATTGATCGTGCTCGGGTTGATCCTGAGACCGCTGTCGACAAAGTTCTTGATCTGTTTTTAGAGCTCGGGGCCGACGACGATCAGTGCGATTTCCCCTACTTATTCGGAAGTGGCCTGGGTGGCTTCGCCAAGCCGGACATGAAAACCGAGAGCGACAACATGCGTCCGCTCTTCGATGCGATCCTCCGCCATGTTCCGCCTCCGGTGGGCGATGCCACCAAGCCCCTACAGCTGCAAATCACCACGCTCGATTACTCCGATTTTCTTGGTCGGATCATCATTGGCCGAGTGCATAACGGTGTGATCAAACAGGGTCAGAATGCTGTCCTGATCAAGGATGACGGCAACCTAAAAAAGGGCCGTATCAGCAAACTGCTTGGTTTCGAAGGCTTGCAGCGCGTTGAAATCTCTGAAGCTTGCGCCGGAGATTTGGTGGCTGTCGCTGGTTTCGATGAAGTCAACATTGGCGAAACGATCGCCTGTCCGGATGAACCCAAGGCTCTACCTCTGATCAAGGTGGATGAGCCAACCTTGCAGATGACCTTTGTGGTCAATGACTCACCCTTCGCAGGCAAAGAAGGCAAGTTTGTGACCAGTCGTCAGGTGCGCGACCGTCTTCAGCGAGAGCTGCTGACCAACGTTGCACTGCGCGTAGAAGACACGGACTCACCTGATCGTTTTGCAGTAAGTGGTCGCGGTGAACTGCACCTCGGGATCCTGATTGAAACCATGCGACGCGAGGGTTATGAATTCCAGGTCTCTCAGCCGCAAGTGATCTTCAGAACCATCGACGGCACTCCCTGCGAGCCTGTTGAGACCCTAGTCATGGACGTTCCTGAAGCAGCTGTGGGCAGTTGCATCGAAAAGCTGGGAACCCGCAAGGCCGAGATGCAGAACATGGAGACCAGTTCTGATGGCCGAACCCAGCTGGAGTTCGTTGTTCCTTCCCGTGGCTTGATCGGTTTCCGCGGTGAATTCATCCGTGCAACGCGCGGTGAAGGGATCATGAGCCATTCCTTCTTTGAATATCGTCCGATGACAGGTGATTTCGACACCCGCCGTAACGGTGTGTTGATCGCTTTTGAGGAGGGTACTGCCACCTTCTACGCTCTCAAAAATGCCGAAGATCGTGGTCAGTTCTTCATTACACCTGGAACCAAGGTCTACAAAGGAATGATTATTGGCGAAAACAATCGCCCTCAGGATCTTGAGCTCAATGTTTGTAAGTCGAAGCAGCTCACCAACATGCGGTCAGCTGGTGCTGAAGAACTCGACACCCTGCAATCTCCCGTTCAGATGACTCTGGAGCGTGCCCTGGAATACATCGGGCCCGGCGAAATGCTTGAGGTCACTCCTGAATCGATTCGTCTACGCAAACTTCCTGCGAAGAAGATGGCCAAGCGTTGA
- a CDS encoding NADPH-dependent assimilatory sulfite reductase hemoprotein subunit — translation MLDAPAARTESIDTALSKAEKRKLYSGHLREPLQSELLNDEIRFSEDAIQLLKFHGSYQQNHRELRKTDKVRCWQMMLRLRNPGGRVPADLFVALDDLSDRYGDGTLRATTRQAFQMHGVPKGDLKTVIGTIITNLGSTLAACGDINRNVMAPPAPFEKGAYPAARVLADQIADLLSPEAAEGSYLDMWIDGDHSYRFQPATRVRKARDRQQKGGVFSGSGAEPLYGDTYLPRKFKVAVTVPGDNSVDLLTQDIGLVAFADASGALKGCNVYVGGGMGRTHNQEDTFARTADVLGYVKAEDIFDLLQAIMALQRDHGDREVRKHARMKYLLHQRGITWFKSTLRKHYFRGELKGMRQEPVAKLQDYLGWHRQKKGLWFVGLPMMCGRLEGAVKKGLRNIVQTYQLEIRLTANQDLLLCNIGAAQKTSIKRALAELGFELPGEPAPLARHAIACPALPTCGLAITEAERILPDVLDRLDALLQKLGIDQSLLVRMTGCPNGCARPYMAELALVGSGLNQYQLWLGGTPNLQVLARPFLQKMPLDQLETTLEPLLINWKQCGVRRSFGAHVNRLGDELVQQLLATEA, via the coding sequence GTGCTGGATGCGCCTGCAGCGCGCACAGAGTCAATCGACACAGCACTGTCAAAAGCTGAGAAAAGGAAGCTTTACAGCGGCCATCTACGGGAGCCCCTGCAGTCGGAACTGCTGAACGACGAGATCCGTTTCAGTGAAGATGCCATTCAACTTCTGAAGTTCCACGGCAGCTATCAGCAAAACCATCGCGAACTGCGCAAAACCGACAAGGTGCGCTGCTGGCAGATGATGCTGCGTCTACGCAATCCAGGTGGTCGGGTACCGGCTGATCTGTTTGTCGCTCTGGATGACCTCTCCGACCGCTACGGCGACGGCACACTTCGCGCAACCACCCGCCAAGCCTTTCAGATGCACGGGGTGCCGAAAGGTGACCTAAAGACCGTGATCGGCACAATCATCACCAATCTCGGCTCAACCCTTGCCGCCTGTGGTGATATCAACCGCAACGTGATGGCGCCACCTGCGCCGTTCGAGAAGGGTGCTTATCCCGCCGCGAGGGTACTTGCCGATCAAATCGCTGATCTGCTTAGTCCTGAGGCGGCTGAGGGGTCTTACCTGGACATGTGGATCGACGGAGACCACAGCTACCGATTTCAGCCAGCCACAAGGGTGCGCAAGGCCCGCGACCGCCAGCAGAAGGGAGGTGTCTTTTCCGGCAGCGGGGCTGAACCTCTCTACGGCGACACCTACCTGCCTCGCAAATTCAAGGTTGCCGTCACCGTGCCTGGTGACAATTCTGTAGATCTGCTGACTCAGGACATCGGTCTTGTGGCATTTGCCGATGCCTCAGGCGCCCTGAAAGGCTGCAATGTCTATGTGGGCGGCGGCATGGGCCGAACCCACAACCAGGAAGACACGTTTGCAAGAACCGCTGACGTGCTGGGCTACGTAAAAGCGGAGGACATCTTCGATCTGCTTCAGGCGATTATGGCTTTGCAGAGGGACCACGGAGATCGGGAAGTCCGCAAGCACGCCCGCATGAAATATCTCCTGCATCAGCGTGGAATCACCTGGTTCAAATCAACACTGCGAAAGCATTACTTCAGAGGTGAACTGAAGGGCATGCGCCAAGAACCGGTTGCGAAGCTTCAGGACTACCTCGGTTGGCACCGTCAGAAAAAAGGGCTCTGGTTCGTCGGTCTTCCGATGATGTGCGGACGGCTGGAAGGTGCGGTGAAGAAAGGACTGCGCAACATTGTGCAGACCTATCAGTTGGAAATCCGCCTGACCGCCAATCAGGACCTCCTGCTCTGCAACATCGGAGCTGCACAAAAAACATCAATCAAGCGAGCACTCGCCGAACTGGGCTTTGAGCTTCCAGGAGAACCAGCCCCACTGGCACGCCACGCCATTGCCTGTCCAGCCCTGCCGACATGTGGCCTGGCGATTACAGAGGCCGAGCGAATTCTCCCCGATGTGCTCGATCGTCTGGATGCGTTATTGCAAAAACTGGGTATCGACCAGTCACTGCTAGTGCGCATGACCGGATGCCCCAATGGCTGCGCCCGGCCGTACATGGCCGAACTTGCTTTAGTGGGCAGTGGCCTAAATCAATATCAGCTCTGGTTGGGTGGCACGCCGAATCTTCAGGTGCTCGCCAGGCCGTTCCTTCAGAAGATGCCCCTCGATCAACTGGAAACAACGCTGGAGCCCTTGCTGATCAACTGGAAACAGTGCGGAGTCAGGCGCAGTTTCGGAGCTCATGTCAACCGACTCGGAGACGAGTTGGTTCAACAATTACTGGCAACGGAGGCATAG
- the glyS gene encoding glycine--tRNA ligase subunit beta — protein sequence MANTFLLEIGTEELPADFVRSALQQLERRVRTDLKELRLDHGQLSVTGTPRRLLVQISDLIDSQPDLEEDRKGPPVAQALVDGQPGPAAIGFAKRCGVDPSQLETRDTPKGPCLFARVRTPGRESSVLLQDFIPQWIDSLQGRRFMRWGSGEQRFSRPVRWLVALLGEALIPVTLDASDPLVRSGRHSRGHRLYDELAELQSADELPKRLAAAGVMVDRDQRAETIRRSIAAEAALCGGEADCPESLFQELVDLVEAPLVLKGEIADQYLDLPPEVIVTVMQSHQRYVPLRQPNATADPLQLEARDVLRSDFLLVGNGLADASNTIVSGNQRVLSARLADAEFFLNVDRRQRSEQRRQELDRVTFAEGLGSLLDRTDRISWVMDRLVEAFATCDSLADHGRRAAHLCKNDLVSQMVGEFPELQGLMGGKYLLEEGEPREVALAVAEHYQPAGAGDAPPSSDAGALLALAERLELLFSIFAKGQRPTGSSDPYALRRAGNGIVQILWDRGWRLPLQTLLRTAADHWAGLFPAFQFDAGSLANDLGQLLRQRMVSQFEEDGFPLDLVQAVSGEGVSSARLLQDPVDARERLLLLQDLRTSGRLQAVQAVVQRASKLAEKGDLDSSQLIPGPVIEASLFNSTSESDLLKQLQTLSPLAEACDYRGLASELQGAARALEAFFDGENSVMVMAEDDAVRRNRLNLLGVLRNQASVLARFDNIQS from the coding sequence GTGGCAAACACGTTTTTGCTGGAGATCGGCACCGAGGAACTACCAGCCGATTTTGTGCGCTCAGCCCTTCAGCAGTTGGAGCGGCGAGTCCGCACTGATCTGAAGGAGCTGCGGCTCGACCATGGACAGCTCTCGGTGACGGGAACACCACGTCGTTTGCTTGTTCAGATCAGCGATCTCATCGATTCACAGCCTGATCTGGAGGAAGATCGCAAGGGCCCTCCTGTGGCCCAGGCACTGGTTGACGGTCAGCCAGGACCGGCTGCCATCGGTTTTGCCAAGCGTTGCGGAGTGGACCCCTCGCAGCTGGAAACCCGAGACACGCCCAAGGGTCCCTGTCTGTTTGCGCGTGTCCGCACACCTGGTCGGGAGAGCTCCGTTCTGTTGCAGGACTTCATCCCCCAGTGGATCGACAGCCTTCAAGGTCGTCGGTTCATGCGCTGGGGGAGTGGAGAGCAGCGATTCAGCCGACCTGTTCGTTGGCTTGTCGCTCTGTTGGGTGAGGCCCTGATTCCTGTGACTCTCGATGCCTCCGACCCCCTCGTGCGCAGTGGTCGTCACAGTCGCGGTCATCGTCTTTACGACGAGCTTGCTGAGTTGCAGTCTGCGGATGAACTTCCCAAGCGTCTTGCTGCAGCCGGTGTGATGGTGGATCGCGATCAGCGTGCCGAAACCATCCGCCGTTCCATTGCTGCCGAAGCAGCGTTATGCGGTGGTGAGGCGGATTGTCCGGAGAGTCTGTTTCAGGAGCTGGTGGATTTGGTGGAAGCCCCGCTCGTACTGAAGGGTGAAATCGCAGATCAGTATCTGGATTTGCCGCCGGAAGTCATTGTCACAGTGATGCAGTCGCATCAGCGCTATGTCCCCCTCCGGCAACCAAACGCGACTGCCGATCCGCTGCAGCTTGAGGCTCGCGACGTGTTGCGGTCCGATTTTCTGCTGGTAGGCAATGGATTGGCTGATGCCTCCAACACCATTGTCAGCGGTAATCAGCGAGTTCTCAGCGCCCGACTCGCGGATGCAGAGTTTTTTCTCAATGTTGACCGCCGTCAGCGCAGCGAGCAGCGACGTCAGGAGCTCGATCGCGTCACGTTTGCCGAAGGGCTAGGCAGCCTGCTTGATCGCACCGATCGGATCAGCTGGGTGATGGACCGGTTGGTTGAGGCCTTCGCAACCTGCGACTCACTGGCAGACCATGGACGCCGTGCGGCCCATCTTTGCAAGAACGATCTTGTCAGCCAGATGGTGGGTGAATTCCCTGAACTTCAGGGCCTGATGGGGGGCAAATATTTGCTTGAGGAAGGGGAGCCCCGCGAGGTTGCACTGGCAGTGGCTGAGCACTATCAACCTGCGGGTGCGGGGGACGCACCTCCCTCCAGCGACGCCGGAGCTTTGCTGGCGTTGGCCGAGCGCCTGGAGCTTCTGTTCAGCATTTTCGCCAAAGGTCAACGCCCAACTGGATCCTCTGACCCTTACGCGCTCCGCCGTGCCGGCAACGGGATTGTTCAGATTCTCTGGGACCGCGGCTGGCGCCTGCCGCTGCAAACTCTCCTGCGCACAGCGGCAGACCACTGGGCAGGTCTATTCCCAGCGTTTCAGTTCGATGCTGGGTCTCTTGCCAATGATTTGGGCCAGTTGTTACGGCAACGCATGGTGTCTCAATTCGAGGAAGATGGTTTTCCCCTCGATCTTGTGCAGGCGGTGAGTGGTGAGGGTGTGAGCAGCGCACGCCTGCTTCAGGATCCGGTTGATGCGCGTGAAAGGCTGCTGTTGCTGCAGGATCTACGGACTAGCGGTCGCCTTCAGGCTGTTCAAGCAGTGGTTCAACGTGCATCGAAACTCGCCGAGAAAGGCGATCTAGACAGCTCTCAACTGATCCCGGGGCCAGTGATCGAAGCCTCATTGTTCAATTCCACCAGTGAGTCTGATCTGTTGAAGCAGTTGCAAACCCTTAGTCCCCTGGCTGAGGCCTGTGATTACCGAGGCCTGGCTTCAGAGCTGCAGGGTGCTGCCCGAGCTCTCGAAGCCTTCTTCGACGGTGAGAACAGCGTGATGGTGATGGCTGAGGATGATGCTGTTAGACGCAATCGTCTGAACCTGCTTGGCGTACTGCGCAATCAGGCCTCAGTTCTGGCGCGTTTCGACAACATCCAGTCGTGA
- a CDS encoding M15 family metallopeptidase: protein MRRPWSDVVIDDCGETLVSLKPRFLCLEPHPYASVGAPYGVDADPYRLRSGVLERLVAAQNHLLLSSDPEVGTVQLAIFDAWRPIRVQAFMVEYAVQEQCRIQGFDPSDPLMAAALEQVQTDVARFWAPPSPDPCTPPPHSTGAAVDLTLADSSGEPLEMGGDIDAIGDQSIPDHHAQEAEANPHGEAARWHRRRCLLNEVMTRAGFARHPNEWWHFSHGDQLWAWQQNNPGAIYASVASNC, encoded by the coding sequence ATGCGTCGTCCCTGGAGCGATGTGGTGATCGATGACTGCGGTGAAACGCTTGTATCGCTCAAGCCTCGCTTCCTTTGTCTTGAGCCCCATCCCTATGCCTCTGTGGGTGCTCCTTATGGCGTGGATGCCGATCCCTACCGACTTCGTTCTGGCGTTCTGGAGCGTCTGGTTGCTGCGCAGAACCATTTGTTGCTGAGCAGTGATCCTGAGGTTGGCACTGTGCAGCTGGCGATCTTCGATGCGTGGAGGCCGATCCGTGTGCAGGCCTTCATGGTGGAGTACGCGGTTCAGGAGCAATGCCGTATTCAGGGCTTTGATCCTTCAGACCCGTTGATGGCTGCAGCTCTTGAACAGGTGCAGACCGATGTGGCGCGTTTCTGGGCTCCTCCGAGTCCAGATCCCTGCACACCACCTCCTCACAGCACCGGTGCCGCGGTGGATCTCACCCTTGCAGACAGTTCTGGAGAACCTCTGGAGATGGGTGGTGACATCGATGCCATCGGCGATCAGTCCATTCCCGATCACCATGCGCAGGAGGCTGAAGCGAATCCTCACGGTGAGGCGGCTCGGTGGCACCGCCGTCGTTGTCTGCTGAATGAGGTGATGACCAGAGCTGGCTTTGCTAGGCATCCCAATGAGTGGTGGCACTTCAGTCATGGGGATCAGCTTTGGGCCTGGCAACAAAACAATCCTGGGGCTATCTATGCCTCCGTTGCCAGTAATTGTTGA
- a CDS encoding DUF309 domain-containing protein — protein MNLADDPRFPQALELFNSGAWYEAHDAFEEIWHEQMDPDRKLIQAIVQIAVAHVHLERGNTRGATILLGEGIGRLKPSLPSALGLDLTALYTAVADRLNALQSDADPEVLPPPRLLAAE, from the coding sequence TTGAACCTTGCCGATGATCCCCGATTCCCTCAGGCTCTGGAACTGTTCAACTCCGGAGCCTGGTACGAAGCTCACGATGCCTTTGAGGAAATCTGGCACGAGCAGATGGATCCAGACCGCAAGTTGATTCAGGCGATCGTGCAGATCGCTGTTGCTCATGTTCACCTCGAGCGGGGTAATACGCGCGGAGCAACCATTCTTCTTGGCGAGGGCATTGGGCGTCTCAAGCCTTCATTGCCCAGTGCTCTGGGGCTTGATCTCACGGCGTTGTACACGGCCGTTGCTGATCGCTTGAACGCTCTTCAGTCTGATGCAGACCCGGAGGTCCTACCGCCACCCCGACTGCTTGCAGCGGAGTGA
- the chlP gene encoding geranylgeranyl reductase, translating to MLRVAVIGGGPSGSCAAEVLAKAGISTWLFERKLDNAKPCGGAIPLCMVEEFELPESIIDRKVRNMKMISPSNKEVDIRLDPLGYDNDAYIGMCRREVFDAFLRNRSADLGATLVNALVQKIDTGTNRQGPYTLHYADFSNGGPTGELKTLEVDVIIGADGANSRVAKAMDAGDYNVAIAFQERIKLPAEEMTYYEDLAEMYVGTDVSPDFYAWVFPKFDHVAVGTGTMQQNQSLIKGLQKGIRERARKRLFKGEVIKVEAHPIPEHPRPRRVVGRMALVGDAAGYVTKSSGEGIYFAAKSGRMCAEAIVEISANGSLIPTEKQIKSTYLKRWDRKYGATYAVLDILQKIFYRNDAAREAFVEMCDDRDVQKLTFDSYLYKRVVMMNPWQQIKLTLRTFGSLLRGQALAPSNYGSVPSAVGRTDGDFLAEEAAQAIKSQASEDSGSSSEERSKVTTS from the coding sequence ATGCTGAGAGTTGCCGTCATCGGTGGAGGTCCGAGCGGATCCTGCGCGGCCGAAGTCCTTGCAAAAGCTGGCATCAGCACTTGGCTGTTCGAGCGCAAACTCGACAACGCCAAACCCTGCGGAGGCGCGATTCCACTTTGCATGGTCGAGGAATTTGAACTTCCCGAATCGATCATCGATCGAAAAGTCCGCAATATGAAGATGATTTCCCCCTCCAACAAGGAGGTGGACATCAGACTTGACCCATTGGGCTACGACAACGATGCCTACATCGGCATGTGTCGTCGTGAGGTTTTTGACGCTTTTCTGCGTAACCGTTCCGCCGATCTCGGAGCGACCCTCGTGAATGCCCTCGTTCAGAAAATCGACACCGGAACTAACCGACAGGGCCCGTACACCCTGCATTACGCCGATTTCAGCAATGGTGGTCCTACCGGTGAGCTGAAGACACTCGAGGTGGATGTGATCATTGGCGCCGACGGCGCCAATTCCCGTGTCGCCAAGGCCATGGATGCCGGCGATTACAACGTGGCCATCGCTTTCCAGGAACGCATCAAGCTGCCTGCTGAGGAGATGACGTACTACGAGGATCTCGCCGAGATGTACGTCGGCACCGATGTTTCCCCAGACTTTTATGCCTGGGTGTTTCCCAAGTTCGACCACGTGGCTGTGGGAACAGGAACAATGCAGCAAAACCAGTCGCTTATCAAAGGCCTTCAGAAAGGGATTCGAGAACGTGCGCGCAAGCGTCTTTTCAAGGGTGAGGTGATCAAGGTCGAAGCCCATCCCATCCCCGAACATCCACGTCCAAGACGTGTCGTGGGTCGAATGGCCCTGGTGGGTGATGCCGCTGGCTATGTCACCAAGAGCTCAGGCGAAGGGATTTACTTCGCTGCCAAAAGCGGGCGAATGTGTGCGGAAGCCATTGTTGAGATCTCAGCGAATGGAAGCCTCATCCCTACGGAAAAGCAGATCAAGTCGACCTACCTAAAACGCTGGGACCGTAAGTACGGCGCCACCTATGCAGTGCTTGACATTCTCCAGAAGATTTTCTACCGGAACGATGCCGCCAGGGAAGCCTTCGTGGAGATGTGCGATGACCGCGATGTTCAGAAGCTCACTTTTGACAGTTACCTGTACAAGCGGGTTGTGATGATGAACCCCTGGCAGCAGATCAAACTCACGCTTCGCACGTTTGGAAGCTTGTTGCGCGGTCAGGCCCTTGCACCGTCTAACTACGGGTCTGTTCCCTCCGCTGTTGGACGGACAGACGGTGATTTCCTGGCAGAGGAAGCGGCCCAAGCGATCAAATCGCAGGCCAGCGAAGACTCAGGTTCGAGCAGTGAAGAGCGTTCAAAAGTCACCACCAGTTGA
- a CDS encoding LptA/OstA family protein produces MTVLRGSVICCVGLVLALARPSMAQESIAPLKGPPADDGLITIESDRQTADNVSGVVTAIGNVRIVYPSRGMVSTSRQAQYFSREGRLVLSGDVDVVQEDGSELRAERVTYDLEDERAVAVPLSGGQVRATMILRPSQPAQTPLTP; encoded by the coding sequence ATGACTGTGCTTCGTGGTTCCGTGATCTGTTGCGTGGGCCTGGTTCTTGCCTTGGCCAGACCTTCCATGGCACAGGAGTCGATTGCACCCTTAAAGGGTCCGCCGGCCGACGATGGCTTAATCACCATCGAATCCGACAGACAGACGGCTGACAACGTTTCGGGTGTGGTCACTGCTATCGGGAATGTCCGCATTGTTTACCCTTCCCGCGGAATGGTGTCGACGTCACGTCAGGCTCAGTACTTCAGCCGTGAGGGACGTCTGGTGCTGAGTGGTGATGTCGACGTCGTGCAGGAAGATGGCAGCGAACTCAGGGCTGAACGTGTGACCTACGACCTTGAGGATGAACGGGCTGTAGCGGTACCACTGAGTGGCGGGCAGGTGCGCGCCACCATGATCCTGCGACCTTCTCAGCCTGCGCAGACCCCGCTGACGCCATGA
- the lptB gene encoding LPS export ABC transporter ATP-binding protein codes for MSLSLNRVSLSLGGRPLVKDLTLTLEPGEVIGLLGPNGAGKTTSFNLVIGLLKPDQGEVLMDGHPVASLPMPQRARLGIGYLPQEPSVFRQLTVRENLELVLSQSGLAKPQARERLHQLIEDFHLQPFLTRKGFQLSGGERRRCEVARALAVGLEGPRYLLLDEPFAGVDPLAVADLQQLIQALRQRGMGILITDHNVRETLAITDRAYILTDGSVLASGLSDQVASDPLVRRHYLGEGFQL; via the coding sequence ATGAGTCTCAGTCTCAATCGGGTCTCTCTCTCCTTGGGAGGTCGGCCTTTGGTGAAAGACCTCACGCTGACCCTGGAGCCGGGTGAAGTGATTGGTCTGCTGGGCCCAAACGGTGCTGGTAAAACCACCAGTTTTAATCTCGTTATCGGTTTGCTCAAGCCTGATCAGGGAGAGGTGTTAATGGATGGTCATCCTGTGGCCAGTCTTCCTATGCCTCAGCGTGCACGTCTTGGGATCGGTTATCTGCCGCAGGAGCCGAGTGTTTTTCGGCAGTTAACAGTTCGCGAAAATCTTGAACTCGTTCTGTCTCAATCCGGATTAGCTAAGCCTCAGGCGCGCGAGCGGCTACATCAACTGATCGAGGATTTTCATCTTCAGCCGTTTCTTACTCGCAAGGGTTTTCAGCTATCCGGCGGTGAACGTCGCCGTTGCGAGGTAGCCCGTGCCTTGGCGGTCGGCCTTGAAGGACCACGTTATCTGCTGCTGGATGAGCCCTTCGCCGGGGTCGATCCCCTTGCGGTTGCTGATCTGCAGCAACTGATTCAGGCACTGCGCCAACGCGGGATGGGAATTCTGATCACCGATCACAACGTGAGGGAAACTCTGGCCATCACGGACCGGGCTTACATCCTCACGGATGGAAGCGTTTTGGCCTCAGGTTTATCGGATCAGGTGGCCTCAGACCCACTGGTTCGTCGTCATTACCTCGGTGAGGGATTTCAACTGTGA
- a CDS encoding M15 family metallopeptidase: MSRAVATRSRKRESSRDDIPIARRSRSSQPKRGGGLGLLLACGVVFSLSLATVLFLPELLPFGSKPEVVEGIDEQPGRDGRLLGHFPYPEAVVDQLVPVEAGIELHRDAAMSLDAMRRAAAADGVDLRLLSGYRSQKLQKSIFFDVKSERNQTAAERAQVSAPPGYSEHSTGYAVDLGDGADPATNLSATFEQTSAFSWLQDHAASYHFTLSFPAVNSQGVSYEPWHWRFEGSADALRRFEPARRLANGG; encoded by the coding sequence TTGTCTCGGGCTGTCGCCACCCGCAGCAGGAAGCGAGAGAGCAGCCGCGATGACATCCCCATCGCTCGCCGCAGTCGTTCCTCTCAACCGAAACGGGGGGGTGGTCTAGGCCTACTGCTGGCCTGTGGAGTTGTTTTCTCACTGTCGCTGGCCACCGTTCTGTTCCTTCCGGAACTGTTGCCCTTCGGCTCCAAGCCAGAGGTCGTTGAAGGCATTGATGAACAGCCAGGTCGTGATGGTCGCTTGCTGGGTCATTTCCCTTACCCGGAAGCCGTCGTTGATCAACTGGTACCAGTGGAGGCCGGCATTGAATTGCATCGAGATGCCGCCATGTCTCTCGATGCCATGCGTCGAGCGGCAGCAGCCGATGGAGTTGATCTGAGGTTGCTGAGCGGTTATCGGTCCCAGAAACTGCAGAAAAGTATTTTCTTCGATGTCAAATCCGAGCGCAATCAAACGGCTGCGGAGCGCGCTCAGGTGTCGGCACCTCCTGGTTATTCCGAACACAGCACCGGTTATGCGGTTGATCTCGGGGATGGGGCCGACCCGGCCACGAATCTGTCCGCCACGTTTGAACAGACTTCTGCCTTCAGTTGGCTTCAGGACCATGCAGCCAGTTATCACTTCACGCTTTCATTTCCTGCCGTGAATTCGCAGGGTGTCAGCTATGAGCCGTGGCACTGGCGTTTCGAAGGTTCAGCGGATGCATTGCGAAGGTTCGAACCAGCCCGCCGCCTGGCCAACGGGGGTTGA